One region of Candidatus Acidiferrales bacterium genomic DNA includes:
- a CDS encoding ABC transporter permease → MRYLIKLRLRLHSLFHRDAADTELDEEVRFHVEHQIAANIAAGMSPEEARRAALRDFGGVESTKEDCRDMRNTNYLHDLAQDLRYGLRMLRKSPGFTAIAVLTLALGIGANTAIFSMVDSLLLRPLPVRDPGQLAVLAFRQGQGQLNDQFSLPDLRDIRDQSKETLSDVLGYMPIGIDGLSHNGEAEPISTTYVTSNYFSMLGIQPYLGRFILPSEGQTSGADSILVLSYSYWKIHFGADRSIVGKSVLLNDHPITVIGVAPPGFYGVQPLASAQAYLPFDMVTTYEFGWPKDLMVNRILQNLHTLARLRPGVSLSNAAAALSVVARRLSAQYPETDRGLALSIYAEQFARPDVASSSTLIKAAALFLMLVGLVLLLACVNVANILLVRATTRDREMALRAALGAGRGRLIRQLLTESILLAFFGGIAGISLGLLGARAIASIQLHRFTPIHLDFGLDWRIFAYGFSAALLTGIIVGIFPALRACRGELNDVLHKSSRSVTGEKNRLRSSLVIIQVAGSLMLLVVAALFAESLANVQRTHLGFDPHNVVNFAMDPSEAGYGETQGLAFYKSLLDRVRALPGVQSTGLTSSTPMSDYFNSDYVKVSDYQNPPGNGLPLVSYSVVSPGFFDTLRIPIVRGRGFTDADIKGGPYVAIVSEAFAARFWPGRNPIGEHFVKVSGFSNPVYQVVGVAKDSRFASLTGPIDPYFYVPLAQDYFLSPLEVLQVRSSLPPDTMIREVQGTVHDLAPQIPLFNIRTMTESLDTLSAFLLFQLAAAVAASLGLLGLTLAVVGVYGVISYSASQRTHEIGIRMALGAQRAAILKMILRQGLVIVAAGLLLGCAAAFVAARLIANLLVGVSPGDPLTYSAVILVLTLAALAACYIPARRAMKTDPMVALRYE, encoded by the coding sequence ATGCGCTACCTGATCAAACTTCGCCTTCGTCTCCATTCTCTTTTCCATCGCGATGCCGCTGACACCGAATTGGACGAAGAGGTGCGGTTCCACGTGGAACATCAGATCGCCGCGAACATCGCCGCGGGAATGTCCCCAGAGGAAGCCCGCCGTGCTGCCCTGCGGGATTTCGGAGGAGTGGAATCCACGAAAGAAGATTGCCGAGACATGCGCAACACAAATTACCTGCACGATCTCGCGCAAGATCTGCGCTACGGCCTGCGCATGCTGCGCAAATCTCCTGGCTTCACCGCCATCGCCGTTCTCACTCTGGCGCTCGGCATCGGCGCCAATACGGCAATCTTCAGCATGGTTGACTCGCTCCTGTTGCGCCCGCTTCCGGTAAGAGATCCCGGTCAGCTTGCTGTTCTCGCCTTCCGCCAGGGGCAGGGGCAACTGAACGACCAGTTTTCTTTGCCAGACCTTCGCGATATCCGCGATCAGAGCAAGGAGACTCTCTCTGACGTTCTGGGCTATATGCCGATTGGTATCGACGGCCTAAGCCATAACGGTGAGGCTGAACCTATATCGACGACTTACGTCACTAGCAATTATTTTTCGATGCTCGGCATTCAACCGTATCTGGGCCGGTTCATCCTTCCTTCCGAAGGCCAGACGTCCGGTGCAGATTCAATTCTGGTCCTTTCGTATTCCTATTGGAAAATTCACTTTGGAGCGGACCGGAGCATTGTCGGCAAGAGCGTCCTACTGAATGACCATCCCATCACTGTGATCGGAGTCGCGCCTCCGGGATTTTATGGCGTGCAGCCGTTGGCGAGCGCGCAGGCCTATCTGCCTTTCGACATGGTCACGACTTACGAGTTCGGATGGCCGAAAGACCTCATGGTCAATCGCATCCTGCAAAATCTCCATACCCTGGCGCGGTTGAGGCCCGGCGTCAGCTTGTCGAACGCAGCCGCGGCGCTCAGCGTCGTCGCCCGCCGTCTTTCCGCGCAATATCCGGAAACCGATAGAGGCCTGGCGCTCAGCATTTACGCTGAGCAATTCGCACGTCCGGACGTGGCGTCATCCAGCACGTTGATCAAAGCAGCGGCATTGTTTCTTATGCTCGTCGGTCTCGTTCTCTTGCTGGCTTGCGTGAACGTCGCCAATATTCTCTTGGTTCGCGCGACAACTCGCGACCGTGAAATGGCACTTCGCGCCGCGCTCGGCGCCGGGCGTGGACGTTTGATCCGCCAATTGCTTACCGAATCCATTCTCCTGGCATTCTTTGGAGGCATCGCGGGAATTTCTCTGGGGTTGCTGGGCGCTCGCGCAATCGCTTCGATCCAGTTGCACAGATTCACTCCGATTCATCTGGATTTTGGATTGGACTGGCGGATCTTCGCTTACGGTTTCTCGGCGGCGCTTCTCACGGGGATTATAGTCGGCATCTTCCCTGCATTGCGCGCCTGCCGCGGAGAGCTCAATGACGTCCTGCACAAATCGAGTCGTAGCGTGACCGGAGAAAAGAACCGTCTGCGCAGCAGCCTCGTCATAATCCAGGTGGCTGGCTCGCTGATGTTGCTCGTCGTTGCTGCTTTGTTCGCCGAAAGCCTTGCCAATGTCCAGCGCACGCATCTTGGTTTCGATCCGCATAACGTAGTCAATTTCGCCATGGACCCCTCGGAAGCCGGTTACGGCGAAACGCAGGGCCTCGCATTCTACAAATCGCTGCTTGATCGTGTAAGAGCCCTCCCCGGCGTGCAATCAACTGGCCTTACTTCCAGCACTCCGATGAGTGATTATTTCAATAGCGACTACGTGAAGGTCTCCGATTATCAGAATCCGCCGGGGAATGGTTTGCCACTTGTATCCTACAGCGTAGTTTCACCGGGCTTTTTCGACACCTTGCGCATTCCCATCGTCCGCGGTCGTGGCTTCACTGATGCGGACATCAAAGGTGGTCCCTATGTTGCCATTGTCAGCGAAGCTTTCGCTGCGCGCTTCTGGCCGGGCCGGAATCCCATCGGCGAACACTTCGTGAAGGTGAGCGGATTTTCGAATCCCGTTTATCAAGTTGTTGGCGTCGCCAAGGATAGCCGCTTTGCCAGCCTGACGGGCCCCATTGATCCGTACTTTTATGTTCCCCTTGCTCAAGACTATTTTTTGAGTCCCTTGGAGGTCTTGCAAGTTCGCAGTTCCTTGCCACCTGATACCATGATTCGCGAAGTCCAAGGCACCGTTCACGATCTGGCACCGCAGATCCCCCTGTTCAACATTCGGACCATGACGGAAAGCCTGGACACCCTTTCCGCGTTTCTGCTCTTTCAACTTGCCGCAGCGGTCGCTGCTTCGCTGGGACTTCTCGGATTGACTCTGGCTGTTGTCGGTGTCTACGGCGTCATTTCTTATTCGGCCAGCCAGCGGACGCATGAAATCGGCATTCGCATGGCCCTCGGCGCGCAGCGCGCGGCCATCCTCAAAATGATCTTGCGCCAGGGACTCGTGATCGTCGCCGCCGGATTGCTGCTTGGCTGCGCGGCCGCGTTTGTCGCGGCGCGCTTGATTGCCAATCTGCTTGTTGGCGTCAGCCCGGGCGACCCGCTGACGTACTCCGCAGTTATCTTGGTTCTCACTCTTGCCGCTCTCGCCGCCTGCTACATCCCCGCCCGCCGCGCCATGAAAACCGACCCCATGGTCGCCCTGCGTTACGAGTAA
- a CDS encoding ATP-binding protein → MQRQEEKFGWIDIVWLAFLIGLAVLPPIREIHKQLTLAAIGLFQIFEGRLIAWIPRRGRSYAILIKILLATLLLGHTGELGINSSYWPIYFLPAVTAAIYFGPVGTLAWTALASLAYGSYVLPALYIELYEIPASGYGILGIRILFFFLSAILVNRFVMENRRQVALYQSLSESLAESNRQLQQAQSDVRRAERLAALGQLTAGLAHEIRNPLGIIKGSAEMLAQKLQASQPVAGELAGYISAEVNRLNALVTRFLDFARPSHLELHSIDLPPLVDRALEVAQARYPHASVTVARRFARDIPKVLADEQLCEQVFINLVLNAYEAMGAQRNEEHGGSTQSSASPIGALSVSIQPDVRDGRSGVSVEVQDTGPGVSSELREQIFNPFVTSKKAGVGLGLSIVAKIVDDHGGAIQLVSEAGQGACFRVFLPAAPAV, encoded by the coding sequence ATGCAGCGGCAGGAAGAAAAATTCGGCTGGATCGACATCGTCTGGCTCGCATTCCTGATCGGCCTCGCCGTCCTGCCGCCGATCCGGGAAATTCACAAGCAACTCACTTTAGCCGCCATCGGTCTTTTCCAGATCTTCGAAGGACGGTTGATTGCTTGGATTCCCCGCCGCGGCCGCTCCTACGCCATCCTCATCAAAATTCTTCTCGCCACGCTTCTCCTTGGTCACACCGGCGAACTCGGCATCAACAGCAGCTACTGGCCGATTTATTTCCTGCCCGCGGTCACCGCGGCAATCTATTTTGGCCCTGTTGGCACGCTCGCGTGGACTGCTCTTGCTTCTCTGGCCTACGGCTCTTACGTGCTTCCCGCGCTGTATATCGAACTCTATGAAATCCCCGCTTCCGGATACGGCATCCTCGGAATTCGCATTTTGTTCTTCTTCCTCTCGGCCATTCTCGTCAATCGCTTCGTGATGGAAAATCGCCGCCAGGTCGCGCTCTATCAGAGCCTTTCCGAGAGTCTCGCCGAATCAAATCGCCAATTGCAACAGGCCCAATCCGATGTTCGCCGCGCCGAACGTTTGGCCGCTCTCGGACAGCTCACCGCGGGCCTCGCTCACGAAATTCGCAACCCTCTGGGCATCATCAAAGGCTCCGCGGAAATGCTCGCCCAGAAGCTGCAAGCTTCGCAGCCCGTCGCCGGTGAACTCGCCGGCTATATTTCCGCCGAAGTGAATCGTCTCAACGCCCTTGTCACTCGTTTTTTGGATTTCGCGCGCCCGTCGCATCTCGAGCTGCATTCCATCGATCTTCCGCCGCTCGTGGACCGCGCTCTCGAAGTCGCTCAGGCTCGCTATCCTCACGCCTCTGTTACTGTCGCGCGCCGTTTCGCTCGCGACATCCCGAAGGTTCTCGCCGATGAGCAGCTCTGCGAACAAGTCTTCATCAATCTGGTTTTGAACGCCTATGAAGCCATGGGCGCGCAGAGGAACGAGGAACACGGAGGTTCCACCCAGTCGTCAGCTTCTCCCATCGGCGCGCTTTCTGTCTCCATCCAGCCGGATGTCCGGGACGGCCGTTCGGGTGTCTCCGTCGAAGTTCAGGACACCGGCCCCGGGGTTTCCAGCGAGCTTCGCGAGCAAATTTTTAATCCCTTCGTCACTTCGAAGAAGGCGGGCGTCGGCCTTGGTCTTTCGATTGTCGCCAAAATCGTGGATGATCATGGAGGCGCGATTCAATTGGTATCCGAGGCCGGACAGGGCGCTTGTTTCCGCGTTTTTCTTCCCGCTGCGCCTGCGGTATGA
- a CDS encoding sigma-54 dependent transcriptional regulator, whose translation MPSILIVEDEPKMRRLLELNLGEEGFTTHAAADAESGLKILSHEKIDLIVSDLKLPGMSGLDFLQAVKRADPALPVVIMTAHGSVETAVEAMKMGASDYVLKPFSLAEMVVVVRKELDARNLREENRSLREALGQRYEYANVIAKSAKMQEVLGLVERVAPSNSTVLLGGESGVGKDLIARAIHEHSNRAKGPFIKINSTAIPENLLESELFGYEKGAFSGAAAPKPGKFELADQGTLFLDEIGDVPPAIQVKLLRVLQEREFERLGGTKTLKVDVRLIAATNRDLRAALEEGTFREDLYYRLNVVAIDIPPLRERKEDIPTLVNFFLRRFASTSGKPQQITPAALDLLMGFHWPGNVRELENTIERAVTLSSGSTIDAADVRLDQRSSSSQIPPILPDGMTLEKWEQEIIREALRRANGNKSQAARALGLSRNALRYRLSQMGVSDPADTTET comes from the coding sequence ATGCCATCGATCCTCATCGTCGAAGACGAGCCGAAGATGCGGCGCTTGCTTGAATTGAATTTGGGCGAGGAAGGTTTTACCACGCACGCCGCCGCCGATGCCGAATCCGGCCTGAAAATTCTCAGTCACGAAAAAATCGATCTGATTGTCAGCGATTTGAAGCTCCCCGGCATGAGTGGTCTCGACTTCCTGCAAGCTGTCAAGCGCGCCGACCCTGCGCTTCCTGTCGTTATCATGACCGCTCACGGCTCCGTCGAAACCGCCGTCGAAGCCATGAAAATGGGCGCCAGCGACTATGTTCTGAAGCCTTTTTCCCTCGCGGAAATGGTTGTCGTTGTTCGCAAGGAACTCGATGCCCGAAATCTCCGCGAAGAAAATCGCTCCCTCCGCGAGGCCCTCGGCCAGCGCTATGAATACGCCAACGTCATCGCGAAAAGCGCCAAAATGCAGGAAGTCCTCGGTCTCGTCGAACGTGTCGCGCCCTCAAACTCAACCGTTTTGCTCGGCGGCGAAAGCGGCGTCGGCAAGGATTTGATTGCCCGCGCCATTCACGAACACTCTAATCGCGCGAAAGGCCCGTTCATCAAAATCAATAGCACCGCAATTCCCGAAAATCTCCTCGAAAGCGAGCTTTTCGGCTACGAAAAAGGTGCCTTTTCCGGCGCCGCTGCGCCCAAACCGGGGAAATTCGAGCTAGCCGACCAAGGCACGCTTTTTCTCGACGAAATCGGCGACGTGCCGCCCGCGATTCAAGTGAAGCTCCTTCGCGTTCTTCAGGAGCGCGAATTCGAGCGCCTTGGTGGCACGAAGACTCTGAAAGTTGACGTCCGTCTTATCGCTGCCACCAATCGCGACCTTCGTGCCGCTCTCGAAGAGGGCACTTTCCGCGAAGACCTCTATTACCGCCTCAATGTCGTCGCCATCGACATTCCACCTCTGCGCGAGCGCAAGGAAGATATTCCCACTCTGGTCAATTTCTTTCTGCGGCGTTTCGCCAGCACCTCCGGCAAGCCGCAGCAGATTACCCCCGCCGCCCTTGATCTCCTGATGGGCTTCCACTGGCCAGGCAACGTCCGCGAACTCGAAAACACCATCGAACGCGCCGTCACTCTCTCCAGTGGCTCCACGATCGACGCCGCAGACGTTCGCCTGGATCAGCGCTCCTCCTCCTCTCAGATTCCGCCCATCCTCCCCGACGGCATGACCCTTGAAAAATGGGAGCAGGAAATCATTCGCGAAGCCCTGCGCCGCGCCAATGGCAATAAGAGCCAGGCTGCCCGCGCCCTTGGTCTTTCTCGCAACGCTCTCCGCTATCGCCTCTCGCAAATGGGCGTCTCCGATCCCGCTGATACTACTGAAACCTAA